A genomic segment from Myxocyprinus asiaticus isolate MX2 ecotype Aquarium Trade chromosome 36, UBuf_Myxa_2, whole genome shotgun sequence encodes:
- the LOC127427336 gene encoding uncharacterized protein LOC127427336 gives MRFLISLYMSLLLLINCEMINGQTYVPPTSNSDPCYNYSILNDYWRNVRQSYYSSYNDTHLEWNGWYRLYLNGESAQMSEWCVNSAGCGGETGLYLNGSHPRLEDGVVTHEVLGTQSWYWSSSWQCGDYRSNSIQVKACPGDFYVYKLVKPDVSIPSPTYCAVAFKKVSNDPCYNYESLDRPWRATNESGLWICDGSFSWNGWYRLFYNGMNIQISENCVSSVYGCNTDYSLWLNGPHPQIEDGVVTREVCGSSWWSGCCNFKSQPIRVKACPGNYYVYELVNPQYYCAGYCTDVSTISQNISSTSPPMNNGSNITLDYDPCYTYNILNNHWRSTHSYYGQSYDDTRIEWNGWYRLFIGGTSAQMPEWSVTYMSCGGYSSLWLGESHPQIEDGVVTREVYGSIYYNEYSTYRSNPIQVKACPGNYYVYKFTRPKLSIPAPVYCAVSFTMPIVDPCYNYTSLDEPWRATDNPYHSNYYYYMCDYNVNWNGWYRLFYNGQSIQMPESCVNFGMCGTYYSLWLNDTHPQLEDGVVTRHVCGSDGNNCCGYRSHPIQVKACPGDYYVYEFVRPLSCAAYCADVTSHNTTSTTTETIPPTESVPVPITSTEVLPVDPCLNYNVLDDPWRSTNNQNSSQIMCDHGVSWSGWYRLFIEGQSVQMPDTCVDQYSCGTHAPLWLNGQHPRVEDGEVTRDVCGHWNNDCCSFQSNPIKVKACPGNYYVYELVTPTTCSLAYCAEIRNITVIPETTVTMENMTDPCADLNCTEDEWCGKKNGFYGCFCNENHPRPEADSFDSSETCESSSGSMSLSRCQLFEAGFPAGILHLNEPSCKGTVRNGRVEFSFDNDEHICGTNLVANGTHFIYENFILGAPDSSEGPISRKRILKLAFSCVYLQTQTLSMNMEINPLESIVHRTLPAGEGRYQVRMVPYHDAEFSHPFTGSVDAELNQQIFVEVRVDGVDNRQFAVVTDTCWATPENDPHYHLRWDLIAEECPSPNDDSVELLQNGVSTSSRFSFRMFVFTTNSTKVYLHCAVHLCLLMHSDCSAHCYPGYQRRVGRSLGFHDSASISMGPLVMSERNSDTVYGPQKVKVSEAPGLCSSLMIMLLLLLSSFTIF, from the exons ATGAGGTTTCTAATCTCGTTGTATATGTCTCTATTGCTGTTGATTAATT GTGAAATGATCAATGGACAAACATatg TGCCTCCAACTTCCAACTCTGACCCATGCTATAATTATAGTATTCTCAATGACTATTGGAGAAACGTACGCCAAAGTTATTACTCTTCATATAATGATACCCATCTTGAATGGAATGGCTGGTATCGGCTGTATCTGAATGGAGAAAGTGCTCAAATGTCTGAGTGGTGTGTGAATTCAGCTGGATGTGGTGGTGAAACTGGACTGTATCTGAACGGTTCTCATCCAAGACTTGAGGATGGAGTGGTGACACATGAAGTCCTAGGAACTCAGTCATGGTATTGGTCCTCCTCCTGGCAGTGTGGTGACTACAGATCCAACTCCATCCAAGTCAAAGCCTGTCCAGGAGATTTTTATGTCTATAAACTCGTCAAGCCAGATGTGTCAATCCCCAGTCCTACATATTGTGCAG TTGCTTTCAAAAAAGTCAGCAATGATCCATGTTACAACTATGAGTCTCTGGACCGTCCCTGGAGAGCCACAAACGAAAGTGGATTGTGGATATGTGATGGATCTTTCTCTTGGAATGGCTGGTATCGGCTTTTCTACAATGGAATGAACATCCAGATATCAGAGAACTGTGTTAGTTCAGTATATGGCTGTAACACAGACTACAGTCTGTGGCTAAACGGTCCTCACCCTCAGATAGAGGATGGAGTGGTGACCAGGGAGGTCTGTGGTTCATCTTGGTGGAGTGGCTGCTGTAATTTTAAGTCACAACCCATCAGAGTGAAAGCCTGTCCAGGCAATTACTATGTCTATGAACTTGTGAATCCACAATACTATTGTGCGGGATACTGCACAG ATGTTAGCACTATATCACAGAACATTTCCTCTACAAGTCCACCTATGAACAATGGATCCAACATCACTCTGG ATTATGACCCATGTTACACCTACAACATTCTCAACAACCACTGGAGAAGCACACATAGTTATTATGGACAAAGTTATGATGACACTCGTATAGAATGGAATGGCTGGTATCGACTATTTATTGGTGGAACAAGTGCTCAGATGCCTGAGTGGTCTGTGACTTACATGTCATGTGGAGGTTATAGCTCTCTGTGGCTTGGTGAATCTCATCCTCAAATAGAAGATGGAGTTGTTACCCGTGAAGTCTACGGGTCGATTTACTACAACGAGTACAGTACTTACAGATCCAACCCAATCCAAGTCAAAGCTTGTCCTGGAAATTATTATGTCTACAAATTTACCAGACCAAAACTATCAATCCCAGCCCCTGTATATTGTGCAG TTTCTTTCACCATGCCAATTGTGGACCCCTGCTACAACTATACCAGTCTGGATGAGCCTTGGAGAGCAACTGACAATCCTTACCATAGTAACTATTACTACTACATGTGTGATTATAATGTCAACTGGAATGGCTGGTACAGGCTTTTCTACAATGGTCAGAGTATCCAGATGCCAGAGTCATGCGTTAATTTCGGGATGTGTGGCACTTATTACTCACTGTGGCTCAATGACACTCACCCACAGCTGGAAGATGGAGTGGTCACCCGGCACGTCTGTGGATCTGATGGGAATAACTGCTGTGGTTACAGATCTCATCCCATACAAGTCAAAGCTTGTCCCGGAGATTACTATGTTTATGAGTTTGTCAGGCCACTATCCTGTGCAGCTTACTGTGCAG ATGTCACAAGTCATAACACAACATCCACGACAACAGAGACAATCCCACCCACAGAATCCGTTCCTGTACCCATCACATCCACTG AGGTTCTCCCTGTTGACCCCTGCTTAAACTACAATGTGCTGGATGATCCTTGGAGATCCACCAACAATCAGAATTCCTCTCAAATAATGTGTGACCATGGGGTCAGCTGGAGCGGCTGGTACCGTCTCTTCATTGAGGGTCAGAGCGTTCAGATGCCAGACACATGTGTTGATCAGTATAGTTGTGGCACTCATGCCCCTCTTTGGCTAAATGGTCAACACCCAAGAGTTGAGGATGGAGAGGTCACCCGAGATGTTTGCGGTCACTGGAACAATGACTGCTGCTCTTTCCAATCCAATCCCATTAAAGTCAAAGCCTGCCCAggaaattattatgtctatgagCTTGTGACACCAACTACCTGTAGTTTGGCTTACTGTGCAg aaataaGGAACATTACTGTCATACCAGAGACAACCGTAACTATGGAAAATATGACTG ACCCCTGTGCCGATCTTAACTGCACTGAGGATGAATGGTGTGGGAAGAAAAATGGCTTCTATGGCTGTTTCTGCAACGAGAACCATCCGAGACCTGAAGCTGACTCTTTTG attctTCTGAAACCTGTGAAAGCAGCTCTGGCTCCATGTCCCTGTCTCGCTGTCAGCTCTTTGAGGCTGGTTTTCCAGCTGGTATCTTACACCTCAATGAGCCCAGCTGCAAAGGAACAGTCCGGAATGGCAGAGTGGAGTTCAGTTTTGATAATGATGAGCACATCTGTGGGACAAATCTTGTG GCCAATGGCACCCACTTCATCTATGAGAACTTTATTCTGGGGGCACCAGACTCATCTGAAGGTCCAATCAGCAGGAAGAGAATTCTGAAGCTAGCTTTCAGCTGTGTATACCTCCAAACCCAAACACTGTCAATGAATATGGAAATCAACCCACTGGAGAG CATTGTGCACCGAACACTCCCAGCTGGTGAAGGCAGATATCAGGTCCGGATGGTTCCATATCACGATGCTGAGTTCTCCCACCCCTTCACTGGTAGTGTGGATGCAGAACTGAACCAGCAGATTTTTGTGGAAGTTCGTGTTGATGGGGTTGACAACCGTCAGTTTGCCGTGGTGACAGACACGTGTTGGGCTACACCTGAGAACGATCCTCATTACCATCTCCGCTGGGACCTCATCGCAGAAGA GTGTCCCAGTCCAAATGATGACTCAGTGGAGCTGCTGCAGAATGGAGTCTCCACATCAAGCCGTTTCTCGTTCAGGATGTTTGTGTTTACTACGAACTCCACTAAGGTTTACCTGCACTGTGCTGTTCACCTGTGCCTTCTGATGCATAGTGACTGCTCAGCT CATTGTTACCCTGGATATCAGCGGAGAGTGGGCAGATCTCTGGGCTTCCATGACAGTGCTTCCATATCCATGGGCCCTCTGGTCATGTCTGAAAGGAACTCAg atacagtatatgggcCCCAGAAAGTGAAAGTGTCAGAGGCCCCTGGTCTGTGTAGTTCCTTGATGATAATGCTTCTTTTACTCCTGAGTTCCTTCACTATATTCTAG